Genomic segment of Hydractinia symbiolongicarpus strain clone_291-10 chromosome 5, HSymV2.1, whole genome shotgun sequence:
gaatgcaGAAGTCCAGCTGTATCAATAAAATACCATAAAAATACGCCACCAACTGCTTACTGAGCATTATCCAGCTACATCATTGCATCAAATGGTTTTAAAGATGAAGACGCTGATTGTTATCACGGTTCTGTCTTTCGCTACTCACCTATATGCACGTAAGTGTTTCGTTGCTCTGTTACTTAACTTACCTTCGATTAGAATTGAATAACATAATATGCTACCATATCGTTAGAAAGAATCCAAATAAGGGGGTTTTCTTGTGTGACTTGACGTCGCAAGTAAGAACATAATCTAAATATTAATTCTCTGTGATGCATTTTCTTTAAGACGTtaaacatttctttattgtCAGTCGATGGTTTAGCCAATATAGAAAAACTTCTTATAGAacaacatcagaaaaaaaattaccctGGTAAATGCACCTTGGATTAGTACTTAAAATCAAGCGTAAGTACTTCCTAACTTAAATGCATTCTCCAGTAAAAAGTATATTTAGTAAAATTGACAAATTATTATTGCAATATCAAAAAAGGTAAATTTCGTTGTTTTATCTCCCATTTAAATCCTAAGATcttattcattttatttttcgtagagaaataaaaacatttacttcAACAAGCACgcaagttttaattattttacgtCGCgcataattaaattaatttaaatattttacaccAATCTCGTCTTGTCGCGTGACTAAGTCAGGGGGTTGTATTTCCCAAAACgacatacaaaaaaaattaatcatttGTCGCTTTTACAAGAACATTGATTCACATGCTTAGTTTAGCGCCTTGGTCTTAAATACAAGCCAAAGGCGCTTGTTAATAATTTCTTGTCCGTAAGAAAAATCATTGGAATATTTAAAAGGGGATCCCACCAATCTTAATAGTTGTTGCTCGTGACAGCACGTACCACCCTGACAAAACTCTAACGTCGGTAGGCAGCAGTTTCTGCGATGTCTGCAAGATGTAACAATCCATGCTGACATTTCTTTATCACTTTTTTCAGTCCTGTTTTGTAAGTTTGGGTAAATTTTACTGTGCTATGGAATGCCCGAAAGAAAAATACCATGGCATGAAACTCAGAAAATAACTCGTCAGAAAAGTGCTGATAAAGTGTTGTTTTGTAGtttattttctaaatatttCATCCAGCTCCAACAGAAtgtacaaaaagtcatttttattgcagTAAAGGAACTTAGACTTTCTATATCTCTTAATAGATAATAATATGAGCCTAACTTTTCTATCTACGTTACGTTATCCACAAAAAGAGTTTTGACGGGAAATGGTCAAATTACCACCCTCACTTTAAAGAAAAGGGCTCTTAGGGAGCTAAGTATATTGAAAATTGCACCCTTGTatgtaataaaaaacattttaaattttcaaccaATAATTAGAAGTAAATAAAAACTATGCGAAAAGAAAGTAGAAAAAGCtataaaaaagacacaaaatggTTACTTGCCATATGTATTTTATGGGCGTCCCTGTGGTTGGCCATATAACATTACGTTGAAGGGTGGTTGAACCTGTAACACCTACTACATCACTACGACGTAACAACAAAGTTACGAGTGTTTTCTTTGACTAACAATGATAATACCGTGTCCCTATAGcattgaaaatatataatacaaattCTTTCTGATTTTAATCCTTTAGAGATTTGCAAAGACACCAGTCCCACATCTTCATGTGAAAGTTGGAAAAGAGGTGGATTTTGCAAGAGAAGTTATGCACACAGATATTGCAAAAAGACTTGTGGTGGGTGCTCAGTTGGTCCTACCTTACCTCCTACTCAAACACCAGGCTCCTGTGGTCGTTCACCAGTAGCTCAGAGCAGAATTATAAATGGAGTTAATGCTAACCCCGGTGCTTGGCCTTGGATAGCTTCTCTTCAAAAAAACAATGGTCATTACTGTGGAGCCACTCTTCTTTCACCAAGATGGGTGAGTAGATTAATTTAGcttcaaataataatttagtaatctcttattttttaatctttcttTATTAAGGGTACAAAACTTtcgttaacaaaattttaaactacCTTTTAGCTTTTTATTTCGGAATATTCTCCAAGTACTGAGAACCCCGGTTACTAAATTCCAGAACAACTTAAGGGCTTTAAAAAGATAGACATTTAAACCTTCCCCAGAGCGTCACAATTGTTAATGACTAGCTGTAccgttaaaagttaaaaaatgtataCTTTAATTTAGAAATTGATTTACAACTTaagattcaaatattttttgtattgttgCAAACTTCTTTAACGTTTCATGTTCTTACTTCCAATATAGCAGCAAATAGCGGCTTCAAgtaccccctccccccccccatCCTTACCTGTATAATGAAATACAAACTCACAACATATAATTAACgagaaaactattttttcatttaataGATAGTGACTGCTAGCCATTGCGTCTCGAGCATCAATTCAGGCAATATGAACCAATGGACCATCAAGCTGGGTGCGCATAACCATCGTGTTTATGAACCATCAGCACAAAGAATCCAAATTGAACGAGTCATCATGCATCCTAGCTACAGCAGAAGCACATTAAAAGCAGATATGGCCATGATTAAGTTAAAAACACCTGCTAAATTAAATGCCAGAGTGTCTTTAGCATGCTTGCCAAAAAGCAATCAGTACCCTTCTCTTGGAAAGCAGTGCTATCTTGCAGGTAAACTAATTCCTTCTTTTCTTTCCGTTCTCATTTAAAGTGAAAACAACTTGGTAGCACCATTTTCTTTTAGGTTGGGGTAGTGTATCTCATCCTGGAGGTGTATATCACACTCTTCAACAAACTCGACTTCCAGTAGTAGAATCAAAAAAGTGCAAACACAACAATGAAGTTGTATGTGTTGGTAACGGCTTCACAAGCCAACCTAATGGAAAACAACAGCCAAATGCTTGTCGAGGTGATTCTGGTGGTCCCTTAGTCTGTCAACAATCAGATGGAAGATGGCAATTGGAAGGTGTTGCAAGTTTCGTCTACACCTATTGCAAATACTACACTGGCTATTCGCCTGTAAACAAATATCTTCATTGGATTAACCTATACTTACGGCAGTAAAATTACAGTTAAATATATTCACTTGTCATAGATTTGTGCCTTGTATTTATTCATCTCCTAAGACAAACACTTCAAAAATGTGGAAATAAAGCTTCTTAATTATAATTTTCTAGATAAGAGCTTTAGAAAGACGCTAAAACAATTGATCTCTTCCTCGGTTTATACAGATTAACGTCAATGTGAAATGTTTATTGTCAAGGATGAGGTTCAGAATAAAACTACAGACTTAAGCTTTCATCGGGTTTATAAACACGTCTAGGTTAAACAAAGCTTAGTATGTGTAaactagtcggtagcccgtggaaaaatccatgggttcgccaGTCCTTTATATTTCGCAATACACACTTTTACCATTGCCCCTGTTTAAGGTTTCGGTTAATTGGGTGTATGTAAAATCCGCACGAAAAAAATTTAGCTGTTTTTTTATTAGCGGCTACTTTTCTTAGTTGTGGACTGtttatttatgatttttaaactaaTCATAGAGGTCACTACTTCTTATTTTTCCGTCGTAATTAATTTCTATTTCCAAGCGTTTTTCAAACCATTGTAAGAGCGCTTGATTAGCAACAGATTAGAAAAATATAACAGTTCTATAACTTAATAAATCAGGCTATGAATTATGTCTTATTCGTGGATTGCTTATCCAATTTAATCAAAATTGTTGAAGGGAGGGTAAGGAAACCAGGCAAGGGGTCTAAGTAGCTCTTTGCGCCGATCAACAGGGAGTAAAGGAGTTGTGGTGAAAAAACTTCACTTGCTACTAGAATATCTAAGGATAAATACGGTTAAGATAATTATCACGAAGATATTACATCTTGAggcatcttaattttttatttgctttgacgattttaaaaatgttaaaacatatCTTCGTCTACGCGGCTCGAGTCTGTAACGTCGGAAATATGTTTAGTTTAAATTCAATAGAAAGCTGTTTTCAAGATCTATCCAGCTGGTCGCATTTCGTGCTTTTTAACTtggttaaatatatatatatatatatatatatatatatatatatatatatatatatatatatatatatatatatatatatatatatatatatatatatatatatatatatatatatatatatatatatatatatatatatatatatatatatatatatatatatatatatatatatatatatatatatatatatatatatatatatatatatatatatatatatatatatatatatatatatatatatatatatatatatatatatatatatatatatatatatatatatatatatatatatatatatatatatatatatatatatatatatatatatatatatatatatatatatatatatatatatatatatatatatatatatatatatatatatatatatatatatatatatatatatatataacattctAAACTCAATCGAAGCATATAACATATATCAATCATGGTTTTATATATCCTTATGTTCAAACAACATTGGCAGGAAACTAAAATTGCATTAAAAATACCGCACGAATTTTTATACTTATATTTTTGCCTATAGAGTTTTCTGTCGGAAATTATATGTCTTGATCCAAAACAATTAGAAAGGTGTTATTGCAACCAAGAAAAGTTTTGTCTAATTGGCGCCTCAATAAGTTAATGGataatgaataaaataatttccaaacaaacatttttttaaaaaaaaagtgacaaaaaaatGCTCGCGTCAGCGAACTTTATTACTAACATTGTGATCATAATTTTAGCCATGATTTTTAATGGCAATTGACATTcgtatcaaaaatgataacacaaCACAAAGAATGTTGTAGGTGCAGGGAATCTTCCATCCCACAAGTACTTTGCTCGCCTGTTATACTGCGAAATGAGTAAGATTAACATAAGCACGATCAACATGTGCCAGGCACACGcattaaaattttgttgcagtAAAAATAGTTTTTCGCGGTCCATAGGCATCAAGATGTTACCAAAAGATTCAGCAGCTGattcaaaaatcgtttaaaGTCTGTTTCCGATTCTTTGCAACTATTTTTTGGCATCCTCAGTTTTATGGATTTGCAACAAAAttagttaaaattttttgttgctttaGTAAAATTTCATCACAACAAAGCTGCTTTTTGATTAACTAGTCGTTTGATCCACAATCACGCCGGGTTTAGCTAAAAAAATCCGTAATTTTAGAGCACTGATTCAATGCATActattttattacaaatattaaagaagtttttaaTATAACAATTAACAAACCTAGcctgaataaacaaatataaaaaaatatattttatttagacATCATATAACATAGATTTTGTAACATGTTTGTGTACgtattgtattgttttttttggttACATTTCTCTTTTacttacaaaattgtttttttttaaatatcatatttatgtaaatattataaattatcaGTAATATTTACATGTGCGTTTTTACTGTAGTTTTACTGTAGTTTTTTAGGattcttaattatttaataaaatcgagcttttgctgtttttaattattttttatcacaaCATCTATATTTTTTTAGTCCTGAATATTTTCATAATCATCCGTAACCATATTcggaagaaaaaaacacaaagaagaACATTCTAGACTGAAAAGCTGTGAAAAATGAATCACAATCAACCTCAGCTAAAAGTA
This window contains:
- the LOC130645537 gene encoding chymotrypsin-like elastase family member 2A; translated protein: MVLKMKTLIVITVLSFATHLYAQICKDTSPTSSCESWKRGGFCKRSYAHRYCKKTCGGCSVGPTLPPTQTPGSCGRSPVAQSRIINGVNANPGAWPWIASLQKNNGHYCGATLLSPRWIVTASHCVSSINSGNMNQWTIKLGAHNHRVYEPSAQRIQIERVIMHPSYSRSTLKADMAMIKLKTPAKLNARVSLACLPKSNQYPSLGKQCYLAGWGSVSHPGGVYHTLQQTRLPVVESKKCKHNNEVVCVGNGFTSQPNGKQQPNACRGDSGGPLVCQQSDGRWQLEGVASFVYTYCKYYTGYSPVNKYLHWINLYLRQ